A window of the Vigna angularis cultivar LongXiaoDou No.4 chromosome 3, ASM1680809v1, whole genome shotgun sequence genome harbors these coding sequences:
- the LOC108325524 gene encoding GEM-like protein 4: MKATLIHELANGISVTSTYHGGKSSKRYYLPDARGKYTKSITKSKQSRTHHKSGFLQRVREHAVKLGPKITDTVKGKLSMGARILQVGGVEKVFMQLFSVAEGEKLLKASQCYLSTTSGPMAGLLFISTDKVAFCSDRSIRVTTPDGENIRVRYKVSIPITKIKSVNKSQNVEKPSQKYIEIVTVDDFDFWFLGFFHYQKALKSLQQAVSQS, from the exons atgaagGCCACACTTATTCATGAGCTTGCTAATGGAATTTCTGTCACCTCCACATACCATGGTGGGAAATCATCAAAGAGATACTATTTGCCTGATGCTCGTGGAAAATACACCAAGTCTATCACTAAATCAAAGCAAAGTAGAACACATCACAAATCTGGATTCTTGCAAAGAGTCCGAGAACATG CTGTGAAGCTTGGTCCAAAGATAACAGATACAGTGAAAGGGAAATTGAGTATGGGAGCAAGAATTCTTCAGGTTGGTGGAGTAGAAAAAGTGTTCATGCAACTGTTTAGTGTTGCAGAAGGAGAGAAGCTGTTGAAAGCATCACAATGCTACTTATCAACCACATCTGGTCCTATGGCTGGTCTTCTCTTCATATCCACTGATAAAGTTGCATTTTGCAGTGACAGATCCATCAGGGTCACAACCCCAGATGGAGAAAATATCAGAGTTCGTTATAAG GTCTCCATTCCCATTACAAAGATAAAGTCTGTGAACAAAAGTCAGAATGTGGAAAAGCCTTCGCAGAAGTACATAGAAATAGTTACAGTAGATGATTTCGATTTCTGGTTCTTGGGTTTCTTTCATTATCAGAAAGCTCTCAAATCTCTTCAGCAGGCTGTTTCTCAATCTTAG
- the LOC108324090 gene encoding E3 ubiquitin-protein ligase CIP8, protein MSEAPPSQTPPQAADAPPPPYWCYHCEKRVSVETPANLPDVVCGECKNGFVETIPTPSRSRTPSASSDDPYFGSQFLQVLRLIAQSARDDDASPPPPPSRSPENDFLRIELGGWDNDEENEIENDDDNGDEEFEEHEEAEDRSGNEDPHGDDEDLRRRRRELLRLRIRDLATRTRSMRNRILDWAEILMGLEDNSIEFRLRVPESDRYVGNPEDYVDAAEYEALLQTLAETDGGGRRGAPPASKSAVEALPTVKIASESETVVCAVCKDLLGVGEAAKRLPCGHQYHGDCIVPWLSSRNSCPVCRFELPTDDREYEEERVVNAASSNSNGASSSGGGGRTIV, encoded by the coding sequence ATGTCGGAAGCACCACCGTCTCAGACACCGCCTCAAGCCGCTGACGCACCTCCGCCGCCATACTGGTGCTATCACTGCGAGAAGCGCGTTTCCGTTGAAACGCCCGCCAATCTCCCCGACGTCGTCTGCGGAGAGTGCAAAAACGGCTTCGTGGAAACCATCCCCACGCCGTCGCGCTCGCGCACGCCCTCCGCCTCCTCCGATGACCCTTACTTTGGCTCGCAGTTCCTCCAGGTGCTTCGCCTCATCGCGCAATCTGCACGTGATGATGACgcgtcgccgccgccgccgccgagCCGTTCTCCGGAGAACGATTTCCTCAGGATCGAGCTGGGCGGCTGGGACAACGACGAGGAGAACGAAATCGAGAACGATGACGATAACGGTGACGAGGAGTTCGAGGAGCATGAGGAGGCGGAGGATCGCTCCGGCAACGAGGATCCGCACGGAGATGACGAGGATCTGAGAAGGAGAAGGCGCGAGCTGCTTCGTCTTCGGATTAGGGATTTGGCGACGCGCACGAGGAGCATGCGGAACCGGATCTTGGATTGGGCAGAAATTCTGATGGGCCTGGAGGACAATTCCATTGAGTTCCGCCTCAGGGTGCCGGAATCCGACCGCTACGTCGGGAATCCGGAGGATTACGTCGACGCGGCGGAGTACGAGGCGTTGCTGCAGACGCTGGCGGAGACCGACGGCGGAGGCAGGAGAGGAGCGCCGCCGGCGTCGAAGTCGGCGGTGGAAGCCTTGCCGACGGTGAAGATTGCGTCGGAGAGTGAAACTGTGGTGTGCGCTGTATGTAAGGATTTGCTGGGTGTTGGAGAGGCCGCTAAGAGGTTACCGTGCGGGCATCAGTATCATGGAGATTGCATTGTTCCTTGGTTGAGCTCTAGAAATTCTTGCCCTGTTTGCAGGTTTGAGCTTCCAACGGATGATAGGGAATATGAGGAAGAGAGAGTGGTTAATGCTGCTTCTTCGAATTCGAACGGAGCTTCGAGTTCCGGTGGAGGTGGAAGGACCATTGTTTGA
- the LOC108324894 gene encoding F-box/LRR-repeat protein 4, whose translation MASNSIHGNGVSGSKLCINDVLRDDELRSVLGRVETEKDKETFGLVCKRWLRLQSTERKKLAARAGPHMLRKMADRFTRLVELDLAQSVSRSFYPGVTDSDLAVIANGFTCLKILNLYNCKGITDAGMKAIGEGLSLLESLDVSYCRKLTDKGFSAVAKGCSGLRILHMAGCRFVTDGVLEALSKNCRSLEELGLQGCTSITDNGLIYLASGCHRIRFLDINKCSNVSDVGVSSISRACSSSLKTLKLLDCYKIGDETILSLAECCRNLETLIVGGCRDVSADAIKSLATACGSSLKNLRMDWCLNISDSSLRCVLSQCRNLEALDIGCCEELTDASFQFISNEESALSLKILKVGNCPKITVTGIGILAGKCSSLQYLDVRSCPYITKAGLDEAGFHFPESCKINFDGSISEPAVLL comes from the exons ATGGCTTCAAATTCGATCCATGGCAACGGCGTATCGGGATCGAAGCTCTGCATAAACGACGTTCTAAGGGACGACGAGCTCCGTTCCGTTCTGGGGCGGGTGGAGACTGAGAAGGACAAGGAAACCTTCGGTTTGGTCTGCAAGCGATGGCTTCGGTTGCAGAGCACCGAAAGGAAGAAGCTCGCAGCACGTGCCGGTCCCCACATGCTCCGAAAAATGGCCGATAGGTTCACACGCTTGGTCGAATTGGACCTTGCTCAGTCCGTTTCTCGTTCCTTTTACCCCGGCGTCACCGATTCCGACCTCGCCGTCATCGCTAATGGCTTCACTTGCTTGAAGATCCTCAATTTGTATAATTGCAAAG GAATTACAGATGCTGGAATGAAAGCTATTGGTGAAGGTCTTTCCTTATTGGAGTCGTTGGATGTGTCTTACTGTAGAAAGCTGACCGACAAGGGATTTTCAGCCGTTGCCAAAGGCTGTTCTGGCTTGCGGATATTACACATGGCTGGTTGTAGATTTGTTACTGATGGTGTATTAGAAGCTCTCTCAAAAAACTGTCGTAGCTTAGAGGAGTTGGGATTGCAAGGGTGCACAAGTATCACTGACAATGGACTGATATACCTTGCAAGTGGGTGTCATCGGATCAGGTTTCTGGACATCAATAAATGCAGTAATGTCAGTGATGTTGGGGTTTCTAGTATTTCTAGGGCTTGTTCATCTTCACTCAAGACATTGAAACTCTTAGATTGCTACAAAATTGGGGATGAAACCATATTATCCCTGGCCGAATGCTGTCGTAATCTGGAGACTTTAATCGTTGGAGGTTGCCGGGATGTCTCTGCCGATGCCATAAAGTCGCTGGCTACTGCTTGTGGAAGCAGCCTTAAAAACTTAAGGATGGATTGGTGTCTAAACATTTCTGATTCCTCATTGAGATGTGTTTTAAGTCAATGCAGAAACCTTGAGGCACTGGACATTGGTTGCTGTGAAGAGTTGACTGATGCTTCTTTTCAGTTCATAAGCAATGAAGAGTCCGCCTTGAGTTTGAAGATTTTGAAGGTTGGTAATTGTCCAAAGATCACAGTCACAGGCATAGGCATTCTTGCGGGTAAATGCAGTTCTTTGCAATACTTGGACGTGAGGTCATGCCCTTACATTACGAAGGCTGGTCTCGACGAGGCTGGTTTCCATTTTCCCGAATCCTGCAAGATTAATTTTGATGGTAGCATCAGTGAGCCTGCTGTGCTTCTTTAA
- the LOC108324195 gene encoding uncharacterized protein LOC108324195: MSSFSGAIQRPLVAAAAVAVASFSADVSDKLPFGGSSLDGSTSTSCSNAQESDSLWVSHISDSKLANLSFVTRIPVPVPNVQFRVPSLGHNCVSNLHHSSVFSSPLLLNYYHSADLRKVSRPATRSDGASNSTSEGMYKWHLPDPNALCDSSCSLTKSRTVVVLLGWLGARQKHLKKYAEWYTSRGFHVITFTLSMGEILSYRPGGKAEENVQLLVDHLADWLEGENGKNLVFHTFSNTGWLTYGVILEHFQKQTPNVMERIKGCIVDSAPVAYPDPQVWASGFSAAFLKKNSVATKRRVFSDESGIKVSIGSEDDLGLKPAVTEAALQLILKKFFGIILDLPSINRRLSDVMSMLSSKQPRCPQLYMYSTADRVIPADSVESFVEAQRRAGHDVRACNFVSSPHVDHFRNDPKLYTSQLSQFLEESVLSRCKSH, encoded by the exons ATGAGTTCGTTTTCTGGTGCCATTCAAAGACCTCTTGTGGCGGCGGCTGCGGTTGCTGTTGCTTCTTTCTCTGCTGATGTCTCTGATAAATTGCCGTTCGGTGGATCATCACTTGATGGTTCTACCTCTACATCTTGTAGCAACGCACAAGAATCAGATTCATTGTGGGTTTCTCATATTTCGGATTCAAAACTTGCTAACCTCTCTTTTGTGACCCGAATTCCGGTTCCTGTGCCCAATGTTCAGTTCCGTGTGCCAAGTTTGGGTCACAATTGCGTTTCAAATTTGCACCATTCTTCAGTTTTCTCGTCACCACTTCTTCTGAATTATTATCATTCGGCTGATTTGCGCAAAGTGTCAAGGCCTGCTACACGTTCAGATGGTGCCTCCAATTCAACTTCTGAGGGCATGTATAAATGGCATTTGCCCGACCCGAATGCTTTATGTGATTCAAGTTGTTCATTGACAAAGTCAAGGACAGTGGTGGTGTTGCTGGGATGGTTGGGAGCAAGGCAGAAACACTTGAAAAAGTATGCGGAGTGGTACACTTCAAGGGGGTTTCATGTCATTACGTTTACACTTTCAATGGGTGAGATCCTGAGCTATCGTCCGGGAGGGAAGGCTGAGGAAAATGTTCAACTGCTTGTCGACCACTTGGCTGACTGGTTGGAAGGGGAAAATGGAAAGAATCTCGTCTTTCATACTTTCAGCAACACTGGATGGTTAAC ATATGGTGTTATTCTTGAACATTTTCAGAAGCAAACTCCAAATGTCATGGAAAGAATTAAGGGATGCATTGTAGACTCTGCACCTGTTGCGTATCCTGACCCACAG GTGTGGGCCTCAGGTTTCTCTGCAGcatttctgaaaaaaaatagtgttgCAACAAAAAGACGTGTGTTTTCTGATGAATCTGGCATTAAAGTATCCATTGGCAGCGAAGATGATTTAGGACTCAAACCTGCGGTAACAGAAGCAGCTTTGCAACTAATTCTGAAGAAATTTTTTGGGATCATTCTGGATCTTCCTTCGATAAATAG GAGGCTCTCTGATGTTATGAGCATGTTGTCATCAAAACAACCAAGGTGTCCACAGTTATACATGTATAGCACTGCTGACAGGGTTATTCCTGCTGATTCTGTGGAATCGTTTGTAGAGGCTCAGCGTAGGGCTGGACATGATGTGAGGGCATGCAATTTTGTGTCCTCACCCCATGTTGACCACTTCAGGAATGACCCAAAATTATACACATCTCAACTCAGTCAGTTTTTGGAGGAGAGTGTTCTTAGCCGTTGTAAATCTCACTAA
- the LOC108324091 gene encoding cyclic pyranopterin monophosphate synthase, mitochondrial, whose translation MLLRRIVAACPQSRRMFSSSVNHSYESAIQELNKEMESVFGDPPANGLASSANNLNNEAQLPAPNISDSSFQLTHTSKSGEAQMVDVSPKESSKRNATAVCKVILGKKVFDLVVANQMVKGDVLTVAKIAGITAAKQTSNLIPLCHNINLSHVQVDLRLNHEDFSVTIEGEAASTGKTGVEMEAMTAVSIAGLTVYDMCKAASKDIAITDIRLKHKSGGKSGEYWWT comes from the exons ATGCTGCTTCGAAGAATTGTTGCTGCATGTCCACAGTCAAGGCGCATGTTCAGCTCCTCTGTAAACCATAGCTATGAAAGTGCTATTCAGGAACTCAACAAG GAAATGGAATCGGTATTTGGTGATCCTCCTGCAAATGGACTCGCTAGCTCTGCAAACAATTTGAACAATGAAGCCCAACTGCCAGCTCCAAACATTAGTGACAGTTCTTTTCAATTGACTCATACTAGTAAATCGGGGGAAGCTCAAATGGTAGACGTGTCTCCAAAAGAAAGTAGTAAAAGAAATGCCACTGCTGTATGCAAGGTAATTCTTGGGAAGAAGGTGTTTGACTTAGTCGTGGCCAATCAAATGGTGAAAGGAGATGTGCTTACCGTGGCAAAAATTGCCGGCATAACTGCAGCAAAGCAAACTAGCAATCTTATCCCTTTGTGCCATAACATAAACCTTTCACATGTGCAAGTGGATTTGAGATTAAATCACGAGGACTTCAGTGTAACAATAGAAGGGGAAGCTGCATCAACAGGTAAAACCGGGGTTGAGATGGAAGCGATGACGGCTGTGTCTATTGCGGGCTTAACAGTGTATGATATGTGTAAGGCTGCTTCAAAAGATATAGCTATTACAGATATAAGACTTAAGCATAAATCTGGTGGAAAAAGTGGAGAGTACTGGTGGACATAA
- the LOC108325136 gene encoding FAD synthetase 1, chloroplastic produces MLGGSVSRAISHHFRDCDLHFHFTLTYCTFQTFHLSSPRPLKPCLPDTAITQKHSRVSSNFRCFGTPSKPPGEIPLLFDCFSQQEDEREILSDGTSPVAGGVVALGKFDALHIGHRELAIQASKAGPPFLLSFVGMDKVLGWEPRAPIVAKCDRKRVLSSWVPYCCNTVPEEFQVEFSSVRHLSPRQFVEKLSQELRVRGVVAGENYRFGYKAAGDALELVKFCEEYGMEAYIIKSVMDKNRCSADMNFVTNSKEKGQVSSTRVREAFAVGDMSYVSELLGRPHRLILMATDQERFSSDQHKISAPRSCTLNLAPKEGLYEKCSLLLDQENIVQCRVVIDSKFVHIETDYGGLSDIFGSQNLQFLHIEFGDSCT; encoded by the exons ATGTTGGGTGGTAGCGTATCTCGTGCCATTTCCCACCATTTTCGAGACTGCGACCTCCATTTCCACTTCACACTCACTTACTGTACTTTTCAAACTTTCCACCTTTCGTCCCCACGGCCCCTCAAACCTTGTTTGCCGGACACCGCCATTACTCAGAAGCACAGCAGAGTGTCGTCAAATTTCCgttgttttggcaccccatctAAGCCCCCTGGAGAAATTCCTCTCCTTTTCGATTGTTTCAG CCAACAAGAAGATGAACGTGAAATTCTCTCTGATGGAACATCTCCTGTGGCAG GTGGAGTTGTAGCATTGGGAAAGTTTGATGCTCTGCACATAGGTCATCGTGAACTTGCAATACAAGCATCAAAGGCTGGACCTccatttcttttatcatttgttGGCATGGATAAAGTACTTGGTTGGGAGCCTAG GGCACCTATAGTTGCTAAATGTGACCGGAAGCGAGTTCTTTCTTCTTGGGTTCCTTATTGCTGTAACACAGTCCCAGAAGAGTTTCAGGTAGAATTCTCAAGTGTACGACATCTCAGTCCACGACAATTTGTTGAAAAGTTATCGCAAGAGCTTAGGGTTCGAGGAGTTGTTGCTG GTGAGAACTACCGGTTTGGGTACAAAGCCGCTGGTGATGCCTTGGAGTTAGTAAAATTTTGTGAAGAGTATGGAATGGAAGCTTACATAATCAAATCCGTCATGGACAAGAATCGTTGTTCTGCAGACATGAATTTTGTCACTAACTCGAAAGAGAAGGGACAGGTGTCGTCCACCCGTGTTCGTGAAGCCTTTGCTGTAGGGGACATGAGTTATGTATCAGAGCTTTTGGGTAGGCCACACCGTCTCATACTAATGGCCACCGACCAAGAAAGATTCAGTAGTGATCAGCATAAGATATCTGCTCCTAGATCATGCACATTGAATCTAGCACCAAAGGAAGGTTTATATGAGAAGTGTTCACTTTTGCTTGATCAGGAAAATATTGTGCAGTGTAGAGTAGTTATTGACAGCAAGTTTGTGCATATAGAAACAGATTACGGAGGTCTGAGTGATATTTTTGGTTCTCAAAATCTGCAGTTCTTGCATATTGAATTTGGCGATTCCTGCACCTGA
- the LOC108326189 gene encoding myosin-1: protein MSQTSSVLPAFHSIKPLPSEFKFANNPNPLLVEKHGDVKFRRTNPIGPNGFENGAVVGEVSKEVRGRAGGMDLFDEDSPYGGKGRSLKDRPSNADEDSASVTLPLPSTLTSSRENRWNDTNSYGSKKKLQSWLQLPNGDWELVKIITTSGAESVISLPDGKVLKVKEDNLVPANPDILDGVDDLMQLSYLNEPAVLFNLQYRYNQDMIYTKAGPVLVAVNPFKKVPLYGNDYIEAYKCKAIESPHVYAITDTAIREMIRDEVNQSIIISGESGAGKTETAKIAMQYLAALGGGSGIENEILKTNPILEAFGNGKTLRNDNSSRFGKLIEIHFSETGKISGANIQTFLLEKSRVVQCNEGERSYHIFYQLCAGAPSSLREKLNLLSAEEYKYLRQSNCYSISGIDDAEEFRIVKEALDIVHISKGDQENVFAMLAAVLWLGNISFTVVDNENHVEAVEDEGLFTVAKLIGCEIEDLKLTFSTRKMKVGNDNIVQKLTLSQAIDARDALAKSIYACLFDWLVEQINKSLAVGKRRTGRSISILDIYGFESFNRNSFEQFCINYANERLQQHFNRHLFKLEQEEYIQDGIDWAKVEFEDNQDCLNLFEKKPLGLLSLLDEESTFPNGTDLTFANKLKQHLNSNSCFKGEREKAFTVRHYAGEVTYDTSGFLEKNRDLLHLDSIQLLSSSKCHLPKLFASHMLTQSEKPVVGPLHKSGGADSQKLSVATKFKGQLFQLMQRLESTTPHFIRCIKPNNLQSPGSYEQSLVLQQLRCCGVLEVVRISRSGFPTRVSHQKFARRYGFLLLENVASQDPLSVSVAILHQFNILPEMFQVGYTKLFFRTGQIGVLEDTRNRTLHGILRVQSCFRGHRARCYRKELWRGITILQSFIRGEKSRKEYASLLHRHKAAVIIQKRMKTVFARNRMKSINEAAVVIQSFIRGWLVRRCSGNIVLSKSGVTKTNESNEVLVKSSFLAELQRRVLKAEAALREKEEENDILHQRLQQYENRWSEYELKMKSMEQVWQKQMRSLQSSLSIAKKSLALDESERNSDASVNASDERDFSWDVGTNHRRQESNGARSMSAGLSVISRLAEEFEQRSQVFGDDAKFLVEVKSGQVEASLNPDRELRRLKQMFEAWKKDYGSRLRETKVILHKLGSEDGSIEKVKKSWWGRRNSTRIS from the exons ATGTCTCAGACATCCAGTGTCCTGCCTGCCTTCCACTCCATCAAGCCATTGCCCTCTGAGTTCAAGTTTGCCAACAATCCAAACCCTCTGCTTGTGGAAAAACATGGAGATGTTAAATTTAGACGCACCAATCCGATTGGACCAAATGGTTTTGAGAATGGTGCAGTAGTAGGGGAGGTTTCTAAGGAAGTTCGAGGCCGAGCTGGTGGCATGGATCTTTTTGATGAGGATTCACCGTATGGTGGAAAAGGTAGATCATTAAAAGACCGACCATCTAATGCAGATGAAGACTCAGCATCCGTTACTTTGCCTCTGCCATCAACTTTGACATCCTCTAGGGAAAACAGGTGGAATGATACAAATTCTTATGGTTCAAAAAAG AAGCTTCAGTCATGGCTTCAACTACCAAATGGGGATTGGGAGCTGGTAAAGATAATAACAACTTCCGGAGCTGAATCTGTCATTTCACTGCCTGATGGGAAA GTTTTAAAGGTGAAAGAGGATAATTTGGTGCCAGCTAATCCCGACATTCTTGATGGAGTGGATGACCTCATGCAACTTAGTTATTTAAATGAACCAGCAGTTTTATTCAACCTGCAATATAGATACAACCAAGATATGATATAT ACGAAAGCTGGGCCTGTTTTGGTTGCTGTAAATCCCTTTAAGAAAGTTCCTTTGTATGGTAATGACTATATTGAAGCCTACAAGTGTAAGGCCATTGAAAGCCCTCATGTTTATGCAATTACTGACACAGCCATCCGAGAAATGATACGAG ATGAAGTGAATCAATCCATAATTATAAG TGGTGAGAGTGGAGCCGGAAAGACTGAGACAGCAAAAATAGCAATGCAATACTTGGCTGCCCTTGGTGGCGGCAGTGGAATAGAGAACGAGATATTAAAGACTAATCCAATACTAGAAGCCTTTGGTAATGGAAAAACATTAAGAAATGACAACTCGAGTCGCTTT GGAAAGCTCATTGAGATTCATTTTAGTGAAACTGGAAAAATATCTGGTGCAAATATTCAAACAT TTTTGCTGGAAAAG TCCAGAGTAGTCCAATGCAATGAAGGGGAAAGGtcatatcatatattttatcaGCTATGTGCTGGAGCACCCTCATCTCTTAGGG AAAAGCTAAATCTACTAAGTGCGGAAGAATATAAATATCTGAGGCAGAGCAATTGTTATTCAATTAGCGGCATAGATGATGCTGAAGAATTTCGCATAGTCAAG GAAGCTCTGGATATTGTCCACATTAGCAAGGGAGACCAGGAGAATGTATTTGCAATGCTTGCTGCAGTATTATGGTTAGGAAACATATCATTTACTGTGGTCGATAATGAAAATCATGTTGAAGCTGTTGAGGATGAGG GTCTGTTCACCGTTGCCAAGTTGATTGGATGTGAAATTGAAGACCTGAAATTGACTTTTTCAACTCGCAAAATGAAAGTTGGTAATGATAATATTGTCCAGAAGTTGACGCTCTCTCAG GCTATTGATGCGAGAGATGCTTTGGCGAAGTCAATATATGCATGTTTGTTTGATTGGTTGGTTGAGCAAATAAATAAATCCCTTGCAGTTGGCAAAAGACGAACTGGCAGATCAATCAGCATTCTTGATATTTATGGCTTTGAGTCATTCAAT AGGAATAGTTTTGAGCAGTTTTGCATAAATTATGCAAACGAAAGATTACAGCAACATTTCAATCGTCATTTGTTCAAGCTGGAACAGGAG GAATATATCCAAGATGGCATTGATTGGGCTAAAGTGGAATTTGAAGACAACCAAGATTGCCTTAATCTGTTTGAAAAG AAACCATTGGGACTACTATCCCTGTTAGATGAAGAGTCAACTTTCCCTAATGGCACAGATTTAACGTTTGCTAATAAGCTTAAGCAGCATTTGAATTCCAATTCTTGCTTCAAAGGAGAACGTGAAAAAGCCTTTACTGTGCGTCATTATGCAGGGGAG GTCACTTATGATACATCTGGATTCCTGGAAAAGAACAGGGACCTATTGCACTTAGATTCTATCCAACTTCTATCTTCAAGCAAATGCCATCTTCCTAAGTTATTTGCATCCCATATGCTTACTCAGTCTGAGAAGCCTGTTGTAGGTCCCTTACATAAGTCAGGGGGAGCAGATTCCCAAAAGCTAAGTGTTGCCACAAAATTCAAG GGACAATTGTTCCAATTGATGCAACGTCTAGAGAGTACTACACCACATTTTATACGTTGCATTAAGCCCAATAACCTCCAATCACCTGGATCATATGAGCAAAGCCTTGTACTTCAGCAGTTGAGATGTTGTGGAGTTCTGGAAGTGGTTCGAATATCAAGATCGGGCTTTCCAACTAGAGTATCTCACCAAAAGTTTGCCAGGAG ATATGGTTTTCTTCTCCTTGAAAATGTTGCCTCTCAGGATCCGCTCAGTGTCTCAGTTGCTATTCTTCATCAGTTCAACATTTTGCCTGAGATGTTTCAAGTTGGCTACACAAAGCTATTCTTCCGAACAGGGCAG ATTGGAGTGCTTGAGGATACCAGAAATCGTACTCTGCATGGAATTTTACGTGTGCAAAGTTGCTTCAGGGGTCACCGAGCTCGTTGTTACCGCAAGGAACTTTGGAGAGGAATTACCATTCTCCAATCAT TTATTAGAGGAGAGAAAAGCAGAAAGGAATATGCAAGTTTGCTTCACAGACATAAGGCTGCTGTTATTATACAGAAGCGGATGAAAACAGTATTTGCAAGGAACAGAATGAAAAGTATTAACGAAGCTGCAGTTGTCATACAATCTT TTATCCGTGGTTGGTTAGTCAGAAGATGCTCTGGAAACATAGTATTATCAAAATCTGGAGTCACGaag ACTAATGAGTCAAATGAGGTTCTTGTGAAGTCGTCTTTCCTCGCTGAACTTCAGCGCCGGGTACTTAAGGCAGAAGCTGCCCtgagagagaaggaagaggagAATGACATTCTTCACCAACGCCTTCAACAGTATGAGAACAGATGGTCCGAATACGAGTTAAAGATGAAGTCCATGGAACAAGTATGGCAGAAGCAAATGAGATCCCTGCAATCTAGCCTCTCTATTGCAAAGAAGAGCCTGGCTCTGGATGAATCCGAAAGAAATTCAGATGCTTCTGTTAACGCAAGTGACGAGAGAGATTTCAGCTGGGATGTAGGAACCAATCACCGTCGTCAAGAAAGCAACGGGGCAAGATCAATGAGTGCTGGTTTGAGTGTTATAAGTCGGTTGGCTGAAGAATTTGAGCAGAGGAGTCAAGTATTTGGTGATGATGCCAAGTTCTTGGTAGAGGTAAAATCTGGTCAAGTTGAAGCAAGTTTGAACCCAGATAGAGAACTTAGAAGGTTAAAACAGATGTTTGAAGCTTGGAAAAAGGATTATGGTTCAAGACTTCGTGAAACAAAGGTCATTTTACATAAACTTGGAAGTGAAGATGGATCAATtgagaaagtgaagaaaagttGGTGGGGAAGAAGGAATAGTACCAGAATaagttga